The Devosia sp. MC521 genome has a segment encoding these proteins:
- a CDS encoding hemolysin family protein, with translation MSLIFGLILILLLIAISVYIALSEIAFAAAREIRIRALAEAGDKRALRFINLRAKSGTVITALQISTNAVSILAGIVGSGALGPLIASGLSTVLPTDVATITADIVAFIIITSAFVMFGDLVPRRVAMMIPERSALLVVGFVEMQIRLLRPIVMVFSSISEWIISLLRIEPDRSDEITTEDFRMILAGGEASGALMKREHQLINNVLALELRSVTSVMTVRDDIVFLDINDSRETQREKVKYHPFSRYPLCDGGLDNVIGSVRAEDVLADAFDTASELELKKIRREMASVPDSLNVWEVLAEFQAQDTGVALVVSEYANVVGIVTFKDLMAPLVLGLANPFEERQIMQRDDQSWLVDGVTPIVDVMSALSLHHIGFEGSFETIGGFVVHRLRRAARKGDRVEAEGYRFEVVDADKMRLNQLLVTKIPAAKAHTSSKTPTDD, from the coding sequence ATGAGCTTAATTTTCGGCCTAATCCTTATCCTTCTGCTCATTGCTATCAGCGTCTACATCGCTCTGTCGGAAATTGCCTTTGCTGCCGCCCGTGAGATCCGCATCCGCGCCCTAGCCGAGGCTGGCGATAAGCGCGCCCTTCGCTTTATTAACTTACGAGCCAAATCCGGAACAGTGATCACGGCGCTCCAGATCAGCACCAACGCTGTCTCCATCCTTGCCGGTATCGTCGGCTCTGGCGCCCTCGGCCCTCTCATCGCCTCGGGTTTGAGCACAGTCCTGCCCACCGACGTCGCCACCATCACCGCTGACATCGTCGCCTTTATTATCATCACCTCGGCCTTCGTCATGTTCGGCGATCTCGTGCCGCGCCGTGTCGCCATGATGATCCCCGAGCGCTCAGCGCTTTTGGTCGTCGGCTTTGTCGAAATGCAAATCCGCCTCCTGCGCCCCATCGTCATGGTGTTTTCGAGCATTTCGGAATGGATCATTTCTTTGCTGCGCATCGAGCCTGATCGCAGTGACGAGATCACGACCGAGGATTTCCGCATGATCCTAGCCGGTGGCGAAGCCTCGGGCGCTTTGATGAAGCGTGAGCATCAGCTCATCAACAATGTTCTGGCCCTAGAGCTGCGCTCCGTCACCTCAGTCATGACCGTGCGTGACGACATCGTCTTTCTCGACATCAACGACAGCCGCGAGACGCAGCGCGAGAAGGTCAAGTACCATCCGTTTTCGCGCTATCCACTATGCGATGGTGGTCTCGACAATGTCATTGGCAGCGTGCGTGCCGAAGACGTCCTTGCCGACGCTTTCGATACCGCCAGCGAGCTCGAACTCAAGAAAATCCGCCGCGAAATGGCCTCCGTCCCAGACAGTCTCAACGTCTGGGAAGTTCTGGCCGAATTCCAGGCACAGGACACCGGCGTGGCGTTGGTGGTTTCCGAATACGCCAATGTTGTCGGCATCGTGACTTTCAAAGACCTCATGGCCCCTCTGGTTTTGGGCCTCGCCAATCCCTTTGAAGAACGCCAAATCATGCAACGCGATGACCAGTCTTGGCTGGTCGATGGCGTCACTCCAATTGTTGACGTTATGTCGGCGCTGAGCCTACATCACATCGGCTTTGAAGGCTCGTTTGAAACCATCGGCGGCTTCGTCGTCCATCGCCTGCGCCGCGCCGCCCGCAAGGGGGATCGCGTTGAGGCCGAAGGCTACCGCTTTGAAGTCGTGGACGCAGACAAGATGCGGCTCAACCAATTGCTGGTGACGAAAATCCCTGCCGCCAAAGCGCACACCAGCTCCAAAACCCCAACAGACGACTAA